The nucleotide sequence cacttcctggataacatggtgatgtcacttcctggataacatgatgatgtcacttcctggataacatggtgatgtcacttcctggataacatggtgatgtcacgcccgactcccagagctgtgctggctgtggctgctggagaggatgatggcagggggacactgagggacacagggcactggagggacactgagcatccccctgccgtcatcctctccagcagccacagcccgcacagtcctgggagtcgggttgtgacatcactgtgttatccaggaagtgacatcaccatgttatccaggaagtgacatcaccgtgttatccaggaagtgacgccttgatgcagcagtaagtgcagggaaaaaagccctttataagcatttcccgtaataagtgtatattagggatttgtaaaagttttggggggcaatataatattttcataaaaattttcaccagacttttcctttaacctaTCTATACCATACAGGTAATAAAAATGGCTGTTATCATCTGTCACACAGGATTCTATATGATTGACTTCATATTTTACAGTGCAAACCCAAATAACTGATAGATAATATAGATAACTGATAtaaaaatacattaataaaaaaacaaaacctgatGGAAGAGTGAGCCAAATCCTCATCGGCTCCAATGGCTCTCAATACATAGGAAGGTTCCAGCGATGCGGATGTACAAGCACTGTGGACGAAATCACACCATGTTACTTATGACGTTCACATAGGGGGTTAGTATACAAGGCCCTGAATCCACTGTATATAAAATTCTAGAATACGCTGCAGTTGTCTCTTATAATACAGCGTGCACGGACATTACATTTACTTCGTACCTTCCAGATGAAAGAGCGACGTCTTTTAAAGCCATCAGCAAACTCTCCCCCTCCACATAGGCAAAGGAAAGGTTTACACAGCCTGAAGAGGAAACGCGTGttagatatacagcatatatgtatacacactatataggggagatttatcaaacatggtgtaaagtgaaactgcccctagcaaccaatcagatttcacctctcattcctcacagattctttggaaaatgaaaggtggaatctgattggttgctaggggcagtttcactttacaccatgtttgataaatctccccctatatgcatATATAATGTACACAGCTACACTGCAACTTAGGTCCATATATGCAGGAAAGTCTGCAGCCTTGTTTTAACCCTTAAGGACACAGCCAATTTtcttacaatgatatgtaacttgtataacttttattttatttgatggcttttaacaaattaaaaccttttaaaaaacaaaatattctgtaaaattgctctattcctatccttataacgcttttatcctgtggtctatggggccataagatgtcattttttgcgccatgatctgtactttctactgGTACCTTGCTCgcctatatgcaactttttgatcactttttattacaatttttcaggattatttttgacaaaaaaaaaatctgaaacttCGCACTTTGGTATAATTTGCGCTTATGGCGCTTACCgtccaagatcaggaatgtgataatctcatagttcgggcaattacgcatgcagcgataacaaatatatgtatttatttttatttatacaatgggaaaagggggtgattcaaacttttaatatgggaagtgtttttttattattattgaaaaTACTTATTTAATTTATCTACATTAACTTTTAGCCCCACTAGGGGGCAACGTTGTACACTTTACAGATTTTTCATAGGATTCcatgtagtgtaaaaaaaaaaaaaatatatatatatatattataatatatatacacacacacacacactacacagaacACATTTTTTCTACAGATTGATTCTAAGGGCTGCCGGGAGGTTACGAGGTAACGGTGATCAGGTTTCCCTGATCGCATACAGGGCAGACTGATCAATCAAAGACAGttaaggacatttaaatgcagctgtcagtttagaCAGCTGCATTTACATGTCTAATAATGGCCACGGTACCCAGATGCACATAACAGCCAGGAGCAGTGGGATACAGAACGGGGTCACGGTGCAACCTCTCTCTGAATCCCGGGAGTGGACCCATGCTGGTACGgcatgtgtccttaagaggttaaaacaaaatgtcaaaaagttataccgatttggaatttacttcaatttaaaaatctccagtcttccagtacttatcagctgctgtatgtcctgcaggaaatggtgtattatttccagtctgacacagtgctctctgctgccttctctgtctatgtcaggaatacaccacttcctgcaagacatacagcagctgataagtactggaagagtggagatttttaaatagaagtatcttacaaatgtgtataactttcttgaTTTGAAAAGAATTTCATTcttctgccggagtacccctttaaagccccgGACCACATACATTACAGCGACAAAACACACTAACTGGGTTAAACAGACAGATCTCTTTTTACCTGGATACCGCTGCTCAGGGTCTCCATTCAAGACAACCTGTGGTATATTGTCCATTATGTTCTTTACCAGCTTTTGAGACAAATAGGTGATTCTCTTGTGGTCATACTGTGGGGATATAGACGTTACAAATCACAAAGCTTCAATGACAAAAAGCCAACAATGGGAAAACAAATGAccacaatatatgtatatatacacctgtactTAGGGAGATCTATAAGTAGCCAAGTATTTTATCATCAACATTGATGCATCAGTATATAATAAGAAGCTTTGCCTATACATATATAAAGCTACATCTAAaacatactatacatacagatCATATACCTCTAACTCTTGCTCAGCTACTTCACAGGCTGCTCCAAAACCAACAGTGAGTGGAGCGGGCACGGTCCCGGATCTCAGACCCCTCTCTTGCCCTCCACCACTTATCAGGGGCTCCAGTCGTACTCTCGGTCGCCGACGAACATAAATGGCCCCGACTCCTAAAGTGTCAACATAACAGACAGGTCATGAATAATCatttcttttcttattatcttaggacagatataggtttatccaaagcatgtttaaaggggtaccaaacagttatatagatttgtaaactacttctatttaaaattctccagtcttcctttactcatcagctgctgtatgtcctgcaggaagtggtgtattctttccagtctgacacagtgctctctgctgccacctctgtccagagcaggagaggttttctatggggatttgctactgctctgaacagttcctgacatggacagaggtggcagcagagagccccgtgtcagactggatggaatacaccaattcctgcagaacatacagcagctgataagtaccagaagcgTTGAGGTTTTTAAAagcaagtaatttacaaatctgtataacttttagacACCGgttgagtactcctttaaaacgAGTCATTGTAGATTTGCCTACTACATCTGCTGGATGTTTGTTCCaagaatctactactctttcagtaaaacaatatttttttgtgtgtgaacttTACAAGTCCTAACATTTTGcaatcatttatttttattatttcaatGAGTTCTCCTGCTCCCAGGGCGGCGCTCCCCCTCGCTGTCTTTGTGCTGGAGATAACAGCCTTGGCCCCGAGCATTAGGGTTGCCAATTCTGACTGTTATACAAGGACGGCCTGGGGCCCAGCAAAGGATTTCATAACACGTTAGGGCACAGCATAGGTATTCCCAGCAGACAGCTGCTCATCTTGTATGCACAGACAGCACTATGTTATGTAGAATTATTACACCGCATTATAGCTCTAAAAACATttcaagggaatgtgtcatcagaaaatgacttatcatttaaataatgtttttatgttaaacatatatttttaagaatttttggtgaaattttttctaatttttcatttttctatctatattataaaataatcctgatatcttgcagttctcattctcaccactggggctaaaactaagctgagacttcctgctgtGTCTGTGGTAATAGgagggaggaggctgctgtaaagtgatctatatAGCATTGCAGCGCCATGTGACactagtagatagaggagacaatagcagctccctgtggaatgacctcttcacaggtcacagagcgcgctcagtaatgtttcacattcatctcaaggggacagagtctgtttattgccgtctatgtccataagtcttgctgtaaagcatgtcactaaatgctgttaagaacaacccaggcaatatggccgtcCCCAGAACAATGCACAAAaactcatataaaaaaaaattacagtcagaaaatagaaatagactaaaataaaagaacaagttttagtattaggctatgttcacaatttgTATTAGACCGGGCCGTTccgttcactgaattgcggccgagaactgacatgtgagttatttgcgggtccgcatgggatcccggccggagcgtatacgatggccgggatcccattgaagtagaggcagtgttcacaggcgcataaagtacggccgttggcgtacttttacgtagtgtgaacatagccttaatcagtaaaataaaatttaggtgATACAGTCCCTTTAAATATTACAAATATTCTAACTTTGGGATGACTTTTAGAAAGAAAAATTGACTTAATAAAAAAAGCATATTCCATAGAGGCGGAGAAGTGTCAGTCCCTTGTTGTACGGGTGTGGTGTATCAGTGCAGGCACGGCGTACCTTTAGGACCATAGACCTTATGAGCGCTTATACTCATCAAGTCGATCTTCATCTGATTGACATTCAGGGGTATCTTCCCTACAGCCTGTGCAGCGTCTGTGTGAAAGAAGACTTTTCTGGAGCTACAAAGATATCCTGGAGACAAAGAATGGGATTGTAGTTATACATCAGATCTGATACCAGAGAGAACTTAAAATTTCATCTACTGataaaggggtacactggaggaAAAGAAccgtttttaaatcaactaatgccagaaaaagttatatagatttgtaatttacttgtatttaaaaatcttccagtacttatcagctgctgtatgtcctgcaggaagtggtgtattctgttcagtctgacacagtgctctctgctgccacctctgtccatgtcaggaactgtccagagcaggagaggttttctatggggatttgctactgctctggacagttcctgacatgaacagaggtggcagcagagagcactgtgtcagactagagagaatacaccgcttcctgcaggacatacagcagctgataggtactgcaaatagaagtaacttacaaatctgtatttgaagttgatttgaaaacatttttccctTTAACACTTAAGTTCGGCTTACATATACGATACACAGTATCGCCTAGGCCAAAAGAGTGTGAGTGAGTGCACAGTAACAAGCTACTCCTAACAATAAATCCATTGGTTATTGTTATAAAGTACAAAGTTGAAAATTACCTATGTCCGCTATAGGTTGCTTCACTCCGATTTCATTGTTCACAGCCATGACAGAGACCAGGCTGGTATCCGGCCGTATGGCATCTTCCAGAACCTGCGAGAAGCGATCGCTACACGTGAGAATACCGTCCGTGATTATAGAAggcaaaagaaacaaacaaatgtAAGTGACCAATCACCTTTAAATCCAAGAGACCGTTCTTCTGGACCGGCAGGTAAGATACTTGGAATCCTTCAGCCTCTAGGGAGCGGCAGGAATCCAGGACGCACTTGTGCTCGGTCTGAGTGGTGATTACGTGTTTTTTCCGAGACTTGTAGAATCTGGCGACACCCTTCAGGCCACGGAGAGAAAGAAcaacaaataacaaaaatatatataaaaataaatcattacACCCTAAATCGGATGGACTGAgaagatatttttttaaatgtgtttttaaaggggtattcccatcacctaaacgTTTGTTAGCTGATAAGAAATGCAAAAGAAATCTATTCGTCAAACGCATTACATTAGCAAAGttgctttcttttgaagtttggCCCCTTTCTCTCGCTGTCATGTTGCATAGGATCCCGACCATTGCTGTCAGCTATGAAAGCGGTGGCCGGGCAGTGACTGGGACTGGTGGTCGGAAGCAGGTAAGAATGATTTTACTACTTTTATGTCCCCCTCTGACACATgtcttggattgtccctggaagCAAGTGTAATGTTAGAAggagaatcttaaaggggttgtttaccaattttttttttcttttaggtcaactggtcccagcaagtgccagagatttgtaatttacttttatttaaaaaaacatcagtcttccagtacttatcagctgctgtatgtcctgcaagaaatggtgtattctttccagtctgacacagtgctctctgctgccacctctgtccatgtcaggaactgtccagagcagcagcaaatcaccatagaaaacctctcctgctcttcagactggaaagaatacaccatttcctgcagggcatacagcagctgataagtactggaagactggagatttttttttaattgaagtacatttcacatctctggcactttctggcatcagttcatttgatttttttttttttttatgtgaaccccccccccccttcagagcTGAGCCATTCTTTATGGGGCTTCTAACTATTTCTATGTTCACAAACCGcatcgtttgttttttttttaacacagtcaATAAACAAAATACATCCTTGGAACTCCCAtactgctgttaaaggggttatccagtactacaaaccatggccactttcttccagagacagcaccactcttgtctccagtttgggcggggttttccacttagttccattgaagtgaatggagcctaattgcaaaccgcacctgacctggagacaagaaaggggctCAACACAATGCAGTGTGGTCCAATGGAATCGTAATAACTTGAAAGGATAGACGTGGACTGTACCAAAACAAATATCTCTTCTTTATTAAATGATCCAACAGGTCACATGGTGCAGACAACACAATCAGGCGACAGCTGTTTTACACGTATTGTGCTTTTTcacagcccttttttttttgcacacccaaaaacgtggtcaaccgtGTTTTCgtgtacacacaaaaaaaggtgcattttgatccttttttatctttttttttttttttttagaatgaaaaggcaaatgcatccgttttctgcataaacggataaaaaaaaaaaaaacggattgcagaaacacagtgtgaacccagccctatacaaCATGTCATGATAGAAAGTCAAAATAAAACAAGATTTCGCCCAATAACTACAAAAAAGAAAATCTTCTTTTTCAGCTTTAATATCCAACATACCTTGAGAGCGAGATTGTTCGACTCGGTTGCGCCACTTGTGAATATGATCTCTCTGGGATCGGCTCCGATCAGGGAGGCCACTTgctgcagaagaagaagaaggactcATCAGACAAATACTTATTACATCTGATAAATACAAAATATAAAGTATCCATAGATCTGGACCCTTCAgccgctgcaaaactacaatttccatcatgcctggtccaggcatgatgggaattgtagttttgcaacagccggaggaagtttccccatccctgctgcagGTCTCACCTCTCTAGCTGTCTCCATCGCCTTCTCGCTCTCCCAGCCATACGCATGGGTCCTGGAGTGCGGGTTCCCATAATAATTCACCAGATAGGGCAACATCCGGTCCAGTACTCGGGGATCCTATCATATATAACGGTATAGCAGAGTGCACCGACAGCCATTTATTTATACagcattatttttggaaaaactcATAGCCACATCCTAGAGACATGTTTGATCAGatcgataatcggacgaatctgccctatccggccgattatcgtttcgtgtaataaacacaatgatcagacGATGAcaatgatcgttgatataggtttggacctataattgtcgggcaccgaccgcgcattgctacatgtaatagtggtgtgcggccggcaagtgccgatatgcaaagtgcatacattacctatccatggtccagggctcctcctgcgctctgcagcttcacagcggcctgtctcagctgacagaccgcttagccaatcacaggccgggaccgccgcggccagtgattggctgagcggcctgtcagctaagacaggccactctgaagctgtagcgcaagggacccggggagaagcagagcgcaggaggagccctggaccatggatagttaatgtatgcagtttaagcaagggctgcaaggatatcagtaacgatgtctgtgcagcccttgttaaatgattatcgggccgtgtaacaggcccagtaaaagagcgccaatctagcagatcggcgctcatttacagttattctCGGGCCCCTATCCCCCCGTGTAGTAACACCCTAAGAGTCTTGGTGTTCAGGCCACCACCGATCTCTCCCAACTCTGTTCTCATGGCAAGAGATGGACGTCTATAGAACGTCTATGGGCCCATCTCTTACAGCAAGTCAGGGAGTGTGGTGGGGTCTGAGCACGTCATGTGACGTCCCCATTAACTACCCCTAACTTCCCGCAATTaggagagaagagctcagctgagcgcttctcctggcttgttctagtgatgggtgggggacagaTCACCCAGACCCAGATGGACAGGTCAAAAGTTGTGGTTTTTTTAATGAGGGGGACACCTTAGAACCCCTCCTGTACTATTTGTGATTACGTTTATTGAAACTCACCAGTGGACTTGTTGCCTGAACGTCCATATACAGCGGCCTGGGCTCTGGCTTCTCCAAGTGCTTTTCATTATGCCAGTCTGTAAGGAAATACATCCGTAAGTATAATACCTACTGCACTGCACAGACAAAACAAATGACAGTCTTAGAGGGGAGGAGGGTTAGTTACAgcggccctttaaaggggttgttcacacaattatttttttgtgttggtcctagaaagtgccagagatttataatttactatttaaaaatctccaatcttccagtacttattagttgctgtatgtcctgcaagaagtggtgtattctttccagtctgacacagtgctctctgctccccccctctgtccatgtcaggaactgtccagagcagcagcaaatccccatagaaaacctctcctgctctggacagttcctgacatggacagaggtggcagcagagagcagtgtgtcagactggagagaatacaccacttcttgcaggacgtacagcagcttataagtactgaaagactggagattactAGTACGATTTACATTTTCCGGAAacggatgcaaatacggatgagTTTATACGGACCACGGAGTAAAAATAGCCGGAGGTTTTGCGGTCCGGAAAGatgactgaacgtgtgaatgaggcctaagccaTTTGTTATAGGAGGACTCCGATTAACCCATTGTAGTCCTGATTCCTCATGGCTGATGGGAAATGTTCAGGCTACTTGTGTGGACTTGTATAATATCATGTGCAGGATGACTAAGCGAGATACAGAACAGCGAGCACGGATTACTATGTGATCACTGCAGGACTGGATATTtccatacatacattatatatacagggtgCAGGGCGCCTGGGTTTTTGTTGCACTCGCATAACTATTGGGGAGCACTGACCTAAATCCCCCCAGCGGCCCCGACCATGTGATGTTACTGTACGTCtgtgctggattatcagattGTCTGGATTCATGGACACTAATTCAGTAACTTTCACTGGACTGATCCATAGATGGGGGCTCAGTgacggggcagtctcctctggggggggggctcagtgacggggcagtctcctctggggggggggctcagtgacggggcagtctcctctggggggggggctcagtgacggggcagtctcctctggggggggggctcagtgacggggcagtctcctctggggggggctcagtgacagggcagtctcctctggggggggctcagtgacggggcagtctcctctggggggggggctcagtgacggggcagtctcctctgggggggggggctcagtgacggggcagtctcctctggggggggctcagtgacggggcagtctcctctgggggggggctcagtgacggggctgtctcctctggggggggggggctcagtgacggggcagtctcctctgggggggggggggctcagtgacgGGGCAGtctcctcggggggggggggctcagtgacgGGGCAGtctcctcggggggggggggctcagtgacggggcagtctcctctgggggggggctcagtgatggggcagtctcctctggggggggggggctcagtgacggggcagtctcctctggggGGCTCAGTgacggggcagtctcctctggggggggggctcagtgacggggcagtctcctctggggggggggggggctcagtgacggggcagtctcctctgggggggggctcagtgacgGGGCAGtctcctcggggggggggggctcagtgacggggcagtctcctctggggggggctcagtgacggggcagtctcctctggggggggctcagtgacggggcagtctcctctggggggggggctcagtgacggggcagtctcctctggggggggggggggctcagtgacggggcagtctcctctggggggggggctcagtgacggggcagtctcctctggggggggggggggctcagtgacggggcagtctcctctggggggggggggctcagtgacggggcagtctcctctgggggggggggggctcagtgacggggcagtctcctc is from Dendropsophus ebraccatus isolate aDenEbr1 chromosome 14, aDenEbr1.pat, whole genome shotgun sequence and encodes:
- the NFS1 gene encoding cysteine desulfurase, encoding CSPTSPTRVSPVTRSPGRSHLCCVGRSRPQLSDDARLAPPSPEAVRSRSPPLVAGDAAPEPRYTTNELPGDMLYRAALRSLLPAGSCTRGPAVRAASRGEQTDWHNEKHLEKPEPRPLYMDVQATSPLDPRVLDRMLPYLVNYYGNPHSRTHAYGWESEKAMETAREQVASLIGADPREIIFTSGATESNNLALKGVARFYKSRKKHVITTQTEHKCVLDSCRSLEAEGFQVSYLPVQKNGLLDLKVLEDAIRPDTSLVSVMAVNNEIGVKQPIADIGYLCSSRKVFFHTDAAQAVGKIPLNVNQMKIDLMSISAHKVYGPKGVGAIYVRRRPRVRLEPLISGGGQERGLRSGTVPAPLTVGFGAACEVAEQELEYDHKRITYLSQKLVKNIMDNIPQVVLNGDPEQRYPGCVNLSFAYVEGESLLMALKDVALSSGSACTSASLEPSYVLRAIGADEDLAHSSIRFGIGRFTTEEEVDYTVNKCIQEVKRLREMSPLWEMVQDGIDLKSIQWTQH